The Zobellia alginiliquefaciens genome contains a region encoding:
- a CDS encoding M23 family metallopeptidase — protein sequence MNCKQVRKATDLITNPSARELYAREFEDDSVHFPQWERAFEASRDDSLQIDLPYSETGTYFSKLYRSYAYDFHLQKGESLFVDVETDSVGKKVFLDLYNISTDSLATLKHIKSNDKGKVSLEYSVEQSGEFKLIVQPEITTTTRFFLRIYTKSLFGFPVAGKDNKAIQSFWGASRDGGKRSHEGLDIFADRGTPVLAVADGRVSSTGNRGLGGKQVWQRTGMFGYALYYAHLDSILVSSGANLKIGDTLGLVGNTGNARTTSPHLHFGIYEGYRGAIDPLPFVQTSEIPEFDYSENQQESPVLVINASRANLRNSPTINGQKIGEAIKNDTLSLLGKTDAWAHIQNKEGRKAFVHLSLATISELPN from the coding sequence GTGAACTGTAAACAAGTAAGAAAAGCTACTGATTTGATAACGAATCCTTCAGCACGTGAATTGTACGCGCGTGAATTTGAGGATGATTCCGTGCATTTTCCACAATGGGAAAGAGCGTTCGAAGCTAGTCGTGATGATAGTTTGCAAATTGATTTGCCTTACTCGGAAACGGGCACCTATTTTTCTAAACTCTACAGGTCTTATGCATACGATTTTCATCTTCAAAAAGGAGAAAGCCTGTTTGTGGATGTTGAAACGGATTCCGTTGGTAAAAAGGTGTTTCTGGACTTGTACAATATTTCAACTGATTCTTTAGCAACCTTGAAACACATAAAAAGCAATGACAAAGGAAAGGTTTCATTGGAATACAGCGTAGAACAATCGGGAGAATTTAAGCTAATAGTCCAACCGGAAATTACTACGACCACACGATTCTTTCTCAGAATATATACAAAATCCTTGTTCGGTTTTCCTGTTGCGGGGAAGGACAACAAGGCTATTCAAAGTTTTTGGGGGGCTTCGAGGGATGGAGGGAAAAGATCACATGAGGGACTTGATATTTTTGCCGACCGTGGTACGCCTGTTTTGGCAGTTGCGGACGGTAGGGTGAGCTCAACAGGAAATCGTGGTTTGGGAGGAAAGCAGGTTTGGCAGAGAACAGGGATGTTCGGCTATGCTTTGTATTACGCTCATCTAGATAGTATTTTGGTTTCATCAGGAGCAAACCTTAAAATTGGTGATACTCTGGGACTTGTTGGAAATACAGGTAATGCAAGGACAACCAGCCCTCATCTTCATTTTGGTATTTATGAGGGCTATAGAGGCGCTATAGACCCATTGCCGTTCGTACAAACTTCAGAAATTCCTGAATTTGACTATTCGGAAAATCAGCAGGAATCACCCGTCCTCGTTATAAACGCTTCGCGGGCAAATCTTCGAAATTCACCTACTATAAACGGTCAAAAAATTGGTGAGGCTATCAAAAATGATACACTGTCCCTATTGGGTAAAACAGATGCTTGGGCACATATACAGAACAAGGAAGGTAGGAAGGCATTTGTACATCTTAGCCTAGCTACCATATCTGAGCTCCCCAATTAA
- a CDS encoding alpha/beta fold hydrolase produces the protein MPFITNKKGKEPVDIFYEDYGSGQPVILIHGWPLSQKAWEQQVWKIVEEGYRCISYDRRGFGISSAPWGDYDYSALASDLNTIIEGLDLEDAVIVGFSMGGGEVVRYFTDYGADKIAKAALISSIIPLVKKKDDNPDGVPEEALDGIKDALQQDRAGFLQEKFLTGFYNFEENKDRVSQAQLDYDFSIASHASPRATIETALAWMHTDFRPELKNVTVPTLIVHGDADATVPQATSANQAAKGIADNQYEVIKGAPHGLNVTHADELNRILIDFLKK, from the coding sequence ATGCCATTTATAACGAACAAAAAAGGAAAAGAACCCGTAGATATTTTTTACGAAGATTATGGGTCGGGACAGCCGGTTATACTTATTCATGGGTGGCCTTTGAGTCAAAAAGCGTGGGAGCAACAAGTTTGGAAAATTGTTGAGGAAGGTTACCGCTGTATTTCTTACGATAGACGTGGATTCGGTATTTCTTCAGCACCATGGGGAGATTATGATTATTCGGCACTGGCAAGCGATTTGAATACGATAATAGAAGGTTTGGATCTAGAAGATGCCGTAATTGTTGGTTTTTCAATGGGTGGTGGTGAAGTTGTTCGCTATTTCACGGATTATGGAGCCGATAAAATTGCAAAAGCTGCTTTGATCAGTTCTATTATTCCATTGGTCAAGAAGAAGGACGATAATCCTGATGGTGTACCGGAAGAAGCTTTAGACGGCATTAAGGATGCTTTACAGCAAGACCGAGCCGGCTTTTTACAGGAGAAATTTTTGACCGGATTCTATAATTTTGAAGAAAATAAGGATAGGGTAAGTCAAGCGCAACTAGATTATGATTTCAGTATTGCTTCTCATGCTTCGCCAAGAGCAACAATTGAAACGGCATTGGCTTGGATGCATACCGATTTTAGACCCGAGCTTAAAAATGTTACCGTACCAACCTTAATCGTACACGGTGATGCAGATGCCACGGTGCCTCAGGCCACTTCTGCAAATCAAGCGGCAAAAGGTATAGCCGATAATCAATATGAAGTGATTAAAGGAGCGCCGCATGGGTTAAATGTTACGCATGCAGATGAACTTAATCGTATTTTGATCGATTTTTTAAAAAAGTAA
- a CDS encoding FMN-binding negative transcriptional regulator, with translation MFIPDHQRNENASEIRDFLKMNSFGILVSQYNDRPWATHIPLELEINADGKEVLTAHIAKANPQWREFDQNEEVLCIFNGPHSYISSSWYKEEEVPTWNYIAVHVYGKLKILSEEEVMASMHRLVDKYEANSKNPVSLHNMSPHTLKQVKGVVGFQIEITDIQAKYKLSQNREQDHPKIIEELEDTKNPMSIEIAKAMKNK, from the coding sequence ATGTTCATTCCAGACCATCAACGCAATGAAAACGCATCTGAAATCAGAGATTTTCTAAAAATGAACAGTTTTGGCATCTTGGTAAGTCAATATAATGACAGACCATGGGCTACCCATATTCCTTTAGAACTAGAAATCAATGCTGATGGAAAAGAAGTTTTGACCGCCCATATTGCCAAAGCCAACCCACAATGGCGCGAGTTTGACCAAAATGAAGAAGTACTCTGTATCTTTAACGGTCCGCATTCCTATATTTCTTCTTCATGGTACAAAGAGGAAGAGGTACCAACTTGGAACTATATTGCCGTTCATGTGTATGGGAAGTTAAAAATCTTGAGCGAAGAAGAAGTAATGGCTTCCATGCATAGACTGGTAGACAAGTACGAAGCAAACTCCAAAAATCCTGTTTCGCTTCATAATATGTCTCCACACACCCTCAAACAGGTAAAAGGCGTCGTCGGTTTTCAGATTGAAATAACAGATATCCAGGCAAAATATAAACTTTCTCAAAACAGAGAACAGGACCACCCGAAAATTATTGAGGAGCTCGAAGACACCAAAAACCCTATGAGCATTGAAATAGCTAAGGCTATGAAAAATAAATAG
- a CDS encoding SDR family oxidoreductase, with the protein MKVLFIGGTGNISTASSRLAVEKGIELYHLNRGTNKAGMEGVNTIFGDINKPEELSELQKHSWDVVVNWIAFTPEDIERDIQLFQGKTKQYIFISSASCYQTPLQYPIITESTPLSNNLWDYSQDKIRSEDRLMKAYRETGFPITIVRPSLTYDTVIPIAIGGFREYTTADRILKGKEIIVHGDGTSLWTVTHADDFAKGFVGLLGLTTAIGHAFHITSDEILSWNMIYTILADALGKEAKIVHIASDFICKIEPSFTGTLLADKAESVIFDNSKIKTFVPDFKATIPFSEGIRRTLKWLDNNPQHKVINKEKDDQIERILKAYQSL; encoded by the coding sequence ATGAAGGTCTTATTTATAGGGGGAACAGGGAATATCAGTACGGCATCTAGTCGTTTGGCCGTAGAGAAAGGTATTGAATTGTATCATTTAAACAGAGGTACGAATAAAGCAGGCATGGAAGGTGTCAATACTATTTTTGGTGATATCAATAAACCGGAAGAACTGTCCGAACTACAAAAACATTCTTGGGATGTGGTCGTAAACTGGATTGCTTTTACACCGGAAGATATAGAGCGTGATATTCAATTATTTCAAGGGAAAACCAAACAATATATTTTTATCAGTTCCGCATCATGCTACCAAACTCCATTGCAATACCCTATTATAACTGAATCAACCCCGCTTAGTAACAATTTATGGGATTACTCCCAGGACAAAATTAGAAGTGAGGACCGCTTAATGAAAGCGTATAGAGAAACTGGATTCCCCATCACTATTGTTCGCCCATCTTTAACGTATGACACTGTAATTCCTATTGCAATTGGTGGTTTTAGGGAATACACTACCGCAGACCGAATTTTAAAGGGAAAGGAAATTATTGTTCATGGTGATGGTACTTCCTTATGGACCGTAACCCACGCAGATGATTTTGCAAAGGGTTTTGTAGGGTTATTGGGTCTTACTACCGCAATAGGGCATGCATTTCATATTACTTCAGATGAAATATTGAGTTGGAATATGATTTATACGATTCTTGCCGATGCTTTAGGTAAAGAAGCTAAAATAGTACACATAGCTTCCGATTTTATTTGTAAAATTGAACCTTCGTTTACGGGGACATTATTGGCTGACAAGGCTGAAAGTGTCATTTTTGATAATTCAAAGATTAAAACCTTTGTTCCTGATTTTAAAGCTACGATTCCGTTTTCTGAAGGAATAAGAAGAACTTTGAAATGGCTGGATAATAACCCGCAGCATAAGGTTATAAACAAGGAGAAAGATGATCAGATAGAGCGTATACTAAAAGCCTATCAGTCTTTGTAA
- a CDS encoding TfoX/Sxy family protein, with translation MAYDEYLADRSRQILKQKHVFFEEKKMMGGLCFMVDEKMCFGLDSDKKSGESRMMARVGTENYEKALQQPHCGPMNFTGRAMKGYVYVFADGLDTDEDLAKWIQLCLDFNPLAKSSKKKNKK, from the coding sequence ATGGCCTACGATGAATATTTAGCTGACCGATCCAGACAAATCTTAAAACAAAAGCATGTCTTCTTTGAAGAAAAGAAAATGATGGGAGGTCTTTGTTTTATGGTCGATGAAAAAATGTGTTTTGGACTTGATTCCGATAAAAAATCCGGGGAGTCTCGTATGATGGCAAGGGTAGGAACAGAAAATTACGAAAAGGCGTTGCAACAACCCCATTGCGGGCCAATGAACTTTACCGGTCGTGCCATGAAAGGGTATGTCTACGTTTTTGCCGATGGATTGGATACGGATGAAGATTTAGCAAAATGGATTCAACTCTGCCTAGATTTCAATCCTTTGGCCAAAAGCAGCAAAAAGAAAAACAAGAAATAA
- a CDS encoding Dps family protein, with translation MKLNSIGLSEKDSKSLSEDLNELLANFQRYYQNLRGIHWNIKGKRFFELHPKFEELYNEANLHVDEIAERVLTLGGVPLHTFEDYIKNAKVPVGKNITQDEDAIRLIVDSLKELLVIERRILDASDKSGDEGTNSMMSDFITGQEKTVWMMKAWLAEEI, from the coding sequence ATGAAACTAAATAGTATAGGATTAAGCGAAAAAGATTCAAAATCACTAAGTGAAGATTTGAATGAACTATTAGCCAATTTTCAGAGATATTACCAAAATTTAAGAGGTATTCATTGGAATATAAAGGGGAAACGTTTCTTTGAACTTCACCCAAAATTTGAAGAGTTATACAACGAAGCTAACCTTCATGTAGATGAGATTGCTGAGCGTGTACTTACCCTAGGAGGAGTACCGTTACATACTTTTGAAGATTATATTAAAAATGCAAAAGTTCCTGTAGGTAAGAATATTACCCAAGACGAAGATGCTATTCGATTGATAGTAGATTCATTAAAAGAACTTTTGGTAATCGAAAGACGTATTCTAGATGCTTCGGACAAATCTGGAGACGAAGGAACCAACTCTATGATGAGCGATTTTATCACAGGTCAAGAAAAGACCGTTTGGATGATGAAAGCTTGGTTGGCAGAAGAAATATAA
- a CDS encoding LysR substrate-binding domain-containing protein, with protein MTITQLQYVLAVAEYKNFTLAAEKSFVTQPTLSMQVQKLEDELDVLIFDRGKKPISITEVGEKIVAQAKNIVNEASRIKDVVDQEKGFIGGDFTLGIIPTIMPTLLPMFLKSFINKYPKVNLIIKEQSTETLIRNIQDGHIDAAIAATPLGIEFIKERPLYYEPFVGYVPKEHRLGKADKLKPEDLDISDVLLLQDGHCFRDNVINLCKAPRNLDNKQFRLESGSFETLINLADENLGMTLLPYLNTLVLDEKKKIKLKYFEAPSPAREISLIYHKSELKIQITDALRDVISSIVRGAIAFQDVQIISPINK; from the coding sequence ATGACAATTACTCAATTACAATATGTACTGGCCGTTGCCGAGTATAAAAACTTTACCCTAGCAGCTGAAAAAAGCTTTGTAACGCAACCCACTTTAAGTATGCAAGTACAAAAGTTGGAAGACGAGCTAGACGTGTTAATTTTTGACAGAGGAAAAAAGCCGATCTCCATTACCGAAGTAGGAGAAAAAATAGTGGCCCAAGCCAAGAACATAGTCAATGAGGCCAGCAGAATTAAAGATGTAGTAGACCAAGAAAAAGGGTTTATAGGAGGGGATTTTACGCTAGGTATTATACCTACTATAATGCCCACATTGCTGCCCATGTTTCTAAAATCCTTTATTAATAAGTATCCAAAAGTGAACTTAATAATAAAAGAACAGAGTACAGAAACACTTATCCGGAACATTCAAGACGGGCATATAGATGCAGCCATAGCGGCTACACCTTTAGGAATTGAATTTATAAAGGAGCGTCCGCTATACTATGAGCCCTTTGTGGGCTATGTTCCCAAAGAACATAGACTTGGAAAGGCCGACAAACTAAAGCCGGAAGATTTGGATATTAGTGATGTTCTCCTATTGCAAGATGGGCATTGCTTTAGGGACAATGTCATTAATCTTTGTAAAGCACCTAGAAATTTGGACAATAAGCAGTTTCGTTTGGAAAGTGGCAGCTTTGAAACCCTGATTAATTTAGCCGATGAAAATTTAGGGATGACCCTTCTACCCTATTTGAATACTTTAGTATTGGATGAGAAAAAGAAAATTAAATTAAAATACTTTGAAGCTCCCTCTCCGGCTCGTGAAATAAGTTTAATATATCACAAAAGTGAATTGAAAATTCAAATTACGGACGCTTTAAGAGATGTGATATCCAGTATTGTTAGAGGAGCTATCGCTTTTCAGGATGTACAAATTATAAGTCCTATTAACAAATAG
- a CDS encoding D-alanyl-D-alanine carboxypeptidase/D-alanyl-D-alanine-endopeptidase: MKKILFALVILIFATSCSSTKKTIQRSTDNLILSDFYKNQFVGLLVLDPETKDTLYSHQSEKYFTPASNTKIFTLFASLQLLPENVPALKYMVEGRTLYVQGTGDPSLLHPHFEDRTAFNFLKNYNTIVFDLNNLEDEKLGQGWAWDDYQYYYQPEITALPLYGNVTSISNTNGLNVTPNLFKENVVRTWYKQNRELDHNTFYFSPSRKDTIEIPYRTDSVLTRQLLESALNKKITLTKQLIPGEKQILYGQPSDSLYVRMMHESDNFIAEQLLVLSSSILSDTLSGKKTRKYILENHLADLKQPPRWVDGSGLSRYNLFSPESMVTILNKMYQNIPKERLFSIFPESGVSGTLETWDYDGGFPKLYAKSGSLSNNYCLSGYLITKTGKTLIFSFMNNHYQQPTSEVKRKIQNVLRQIADTY, translated from the coding sequence ATGAAAAAAATTCTATTTGCCTTGGTTATTCTTATTTTTGCAACTAGCTGTAGTTCAACTAAAAAGACCATACAAAGGTCTACGGACAATCTTATTTTATCCGATTTTTACAAAAATCAATTCGTAGGATTGTTAGTTTTGGACCCAGAGACGAAAGACACCCTGTACTCACACCAAAGTGAGAAATACTTTACACCTGCCAGCAACACCAAAATATTTACACTCTTTGCTTCTTTACAATTATTACCAGAAAATGTTCCAGCTTTAAAATACATGGTAGAAGGCCGTACTTTATATGTTCAGGGAACGGGAGACCCTTCTCTCCTCCATCCGCATTTTGAAGACCGTACAGCTTTCAATTTTTTAAAAAATTATAATACTATAGTTTTTGACCTAAATAACTTAGAAGACGAAAAATTAGGTCAAGGTTGGGCGTGGGACGATTACCAATATTACTACCAACCAGAAATAACCGCTTTGCCACTTTACGGGAATGTTACAAGTATCTCAAATACAAACGGACTGAACGTAACCCCAAACCTATTTAAAGAAAATGTGGTGCGTACATGGTATAAACAAAACCGAGAGTTGGACCATAATACCTTTTACTTTTCACCGTCTCGTAAGGACACTATTGAAATTCCCTACCGAACAGATTCTGTTTTGACCAGGCAATTATTGGAATCCGCACTGAACAAAAAAATTACTTTGACCAAACAACTTATTCCCGGCGAAAAACAAATACTTTACGGACAACCGTCTGACTCCCTGTATGTGCGAATGATGCACGAAAGTGATAATTTCATTGCCGAACAGTTGCTAGTTTTATCATCTTCAATCCTTTCCGATACGCTGAGCGGCAAAAAAACAAGGAAGTATATTCTGGAAAATCATTTAGCAGACCTTAAACAGCCACCTAGATGGGTGGATGGTTCCGGGCTTTCACGCTACAACTTGTTCTCACCGGAATCTATGGTTACCATACTTAACAAAATGTACCAAAATATCCCAAAGGAACGCCTGTTCTCCATTTTTCCGGAGAGTGGCGTTTCAGGAACTCTTGAAACATGGGATTATGATGGAGGGTTTCCGAAACTCTACGCCAAATCCGGAAGCTTAAGCAACAATTATTGCCTAAGCGGATACCTCATCACCAAAACAGGAAAAACATTGATTTTCAGTTTTATGAACAATCATTATCAGCAACCCACCTCTGAAGTAAAGAGGAAAATACAAAATGTACTCCGCCAGATAGCAGATACCTATTGA
- the nudK gene encoding GDP-mannose pyrophosphatase NudK, which yields MKNGKIKNIKKEVLSDNWYTLNKYVYEYQKEDDSWETQEREAYDRGNGAAILLYNQKKGTVVLTRQFRMPTYVNGNSDGMMIEVCAGLLDGDNPEDCIRKEVEEETGYQIENVKKVFESYMSPGSVTEILHFFVGAYEEKMKIGDGGGAEDETENIEVLEYPFDVAMSMIASGEIKDAKTMLLLQYAAVHKLLLP from the coding sequence GTGAAAAACGGTAAAATAAAAAATATCAAGAAAGAGGTACTATCTGATAATTGGTACACTCTTAACAAATACGTATATGAGTACCAAAAAGAAGATGACTCTTGGGAAACTCAAGAACGAGAAGCCTATGACCGTGGCAATGGTGCTGCAATTTTATTGTACAACCAGAAAAAAGGAACTGTAGTACTCACCCGTCAATTTCGTATGCCAACCTATGTAAACGGGAATAGTGACGGAATGATGATCGAAGTCTGCGCAGGTCTTTTAGATGGTGATAACCCTGAGGATTGTATTCGTAAAGAAGTGGAAGAAGAAACAGGTTATCAGATTGAAAACGTAAAAAAAGTTTTTGAATCGTATATGTCACCGGGTTCGGTTACTGAAATACTTCACTTTTTTGTTGGTGCTTACGAGGAAAAGATGAAAATAGGCGATGGTGGCGGAGCGGAAGATGAGACCGAAAACATTGAAGTTTTGGAATATCCGTTTGATGTGGCTATGAGCATGATAGCTTCCGGCGAAATCAAAGATGCAAAAACCATGTTGTTGTTACAATATGCCGCTGTTCACAAGTTACTATTGCCATAG
- a CDS encoding response regulator produces the protein MEFEEVNPLNIWIIDDDLVSLFAARYGIEQLDKPYHVVDFDSAEVALKVLSDSFEGDEQLPDIILLDLMMPKMDGWQFLEKLEEMPEYIKTTHVYILSAFLSTKERQRASQHPEVKGYFDKPISKRALGRIFGEKEEAQ, from the coding sequence ATGGAATTTGAAGAAGTTAATCCCCTAAATATTTGGATTATAGACGATGACCTGGTATCGTTGTTTGCAGCCCGTTATGGTATAGAGCAGCTAGATAAACCATATCATGTTGTAGACTTTGATAGCGCCGAAGTTGCGCTTAAAGTTTTGTCCGATAGTTTTGAAGGAGACGAACAACTTCCCGATATTATTCTACTGGATTTAATGATGCCAAAAATGGATGGCTGGCAGTTTCTGGAAAAACTTGAAGAAATGCCAGAGTATATAAAAACTACACATGTTTATATTTTATCCGCATTTTTGAGCACCAAAGAGAGGCAGCGGGCATCTCAGCACCCTGAAGTAAAAGGTTATTTTGATAAACCTATTTCTAAACGGGCATTGGGTCGTATATTTGGAGAAAAGGAAGAAGCCCAATAA
- a CDS encoding DUF2461 domain-containing protein, whose translation MDFKNLIEFLKALNSNNSKEWMDANRKWYKDVRDDFIKWLDHMNVVLAEIDEEYYDTPGKKGINRINNNLMFHPNKPIYKDHFGAGLDKRPFTGDFYIEIGIERCIMAGGFWRPDSSTLKSIRDAIDYDGETLEGIIEQKSFKKIFGGLYEDVKLIKAPKGFSNTHQHIELLRNKTFAVAHEFSTNEVFSDNFEKKVIDVYRKMLPFRRYLNKAVTVA comes from the coding sequence ATGGATTTCAAAAACCTAATAGAATTTTTAAAGGCACTCAATTCCAATAACTCAAAAGAATGGATGGATGCCAACCGAAAATGGTACAAAGATGTACGCGATGATTTCATTAAGTGGCTAGACCACATGAATGTTGTTTTAGCGGAAATTGATGAGGAATATTATGATACACCGGGAAAAAAAGGAATAAACCGTATCAACAATAATTTAATGTTTCACCCAAATAAACCAATTTATAAGGACCATTTTGGGGCTGGGTTGGACAAACGACCTTTTACGGGTGATTTTTATATTGAAATAGGAATAGAAAGATGTATTATGGCAGGGGGCTTTTGGCGACCCGATTCTTCAACATTAAAAAGTATACGAGATGCTATTGATTATGATGGTGAAACCTTAGAGGGTATTATAGAACAAAAATCGTTCAAGAAAATTTTTGGCGGACTTTATGAAGATGTAAAATTGATAAAAGCCCCAAAAGGGTTCTCAAATACGCATCAGCACATAGAACTTCTACGGAATAAAACATTTGCCGTGGCGCACGAATTTTCTACAAATGAAGTATTTAGCGATAATTTCGAAAAGAAAGTTATTGATGTGTACAGAAAAATGCTTCCTTTTAGAAGATATCTTAATAAAGCGGTAACTGTAGCGTAA
- a CDS encoding TIGR00266 family protein, whose amino-acid sequence MNAHEIDYQIYGEEMQYVEIELDPLEAVVAEAGSFMMMDSNIKMDTIFGDGSNQETGVLGKIFSAGKRILTGESLFMTAFLNVGQGKKKVSFASPYPGKILPIDLSEKQGKFICQKDAFLCAAQGVSVGIEFSKKLGRGLFGGEGFIMQKLEGDGMAFVHAGGTLAKKELAAGEVLKVDTGCIVGFSQTVDYDIEFVGGIKNTVFGGEGLFFATLRGPGTVYIQSLPFSRLAGRVLASIPRGGKDKGEGSILGTLGDIVGGDNRF is encoded by the coding sequence ATGAACGCACACGAAATAGACTACCAGATATATGGTGAAGAAATGCAATATGTAGAAATAGAACTAGACCCGTTAGAAGCTGTTGTGGCCGAGGCCGGTAGTTTTATGATGATGGATTCCAATATTAAAATGGATACCATATTTGGAGATGGCTCCAACCAAGAAACGGGTGTTTTGGGAAAGATTTTTTCCGCAGGAAAAAGAATTCTTACAGGAGAGAGTCTTTTTATGACCGCTTTTCTAAACGTAGGTCAGGGTAAAAAGAAAGTCAGTTTTGCCTCGCCGTACCCAGGAAAAATACTTCCTATAGATTTATCCGAAAAGCAGGGCAAGTTCATTTGCCAAAAAGATGCTTTTTTATGCGCCGCTCAAGGAGTATCTGTTGGAATTGAATTTTCAAAGAAACTAGGGCGAGGCCTTTTTGGAGGTGAAGGTTTTATAATGCAAAAATTAGAAGGAGACGGCATGGCCTTTGTTCATGCAGGGGGAACATTGGCAAAGAAGGAACTTGCCGCTGGTGAAGTTCTTAAGGTAGACACAGGGTGTATTGTTGGTTTCTCCCAAACCGTAGATTATGATATTGAATTTGTAGGTGGTATTAAAAACACGGTCTTTGGTGGCGAAGGTCTATTCTTTGCTACACTTAGGGGGCCAGGAACAGTTTATATTCAGTCCTTACCATTCAGTAGACTTGCCGGAAGGGTATTGGCTTCTATTCCAAGAGGAGGTAAGGATAAAGGAGAGGGAAGTATTTTAGGTACGTTAGGTGATATTGTTGGCGGTGATAATCGATTTTGA
- a CDS encoding DUF6268 family outer membrane beta-barrel protein, with product MKKILILLLLIVANNAYAQETDDIYINSEFFPSSDVGSVLKLEAGAAIPVLNTAKEKLAIGASVQNASFDFVDREVPFETDQIEMFNSFGLQFKYQRKLSANWALNVMGESQIASNFDENEIKSDDIFFNAMVTLEKYSEENNSIWTFGAVYDIAYGLYYPIPVIAYTKRINEAWAYKIGVPDSRVKWSLGTNHNFEGFATLTGFTGNINDDIDVYKEDYTGTLRQTSVLLGLGYNVTFLGNFGATVKGGYTAYNRLQIQDYNNNEIYDFNVSNSFYLNVGLKYTFDSKTNIKSIY from the coding sequence ATGAAGAAAATTTTGATTCTCTTATTGTTAATTGTAGCCAATAACGCTTATGCCCAAGAAACCGACGATATTTATATAAACTCAGAATTTTTTCCGAGTTCAGATGTGGGCAGTGTACTTAAATTAGAGGCAGGAGCTGCTATCCCGGTATTGAATACCGCTAAAGAAAAACTTGCCATTGGTGCTTCCGTTCAAAATGCAAGTTTCGATTTTGTAGATAGAGAAGTTCCTTTTGAAACGGATCAGATAGAAATGTTCAATTCTTTTGGATTACAATTTAAATACCAAAGAAAATTGTCTGCCAACTGGGCCTTAAACGTAATGGGTGAATCACAAATAGCATCAAACTTTGATGAGAACGAGATAAAATCAGATGATATTTTCTTCAACGCTATGGTTACCTTAGAAAAATATAGCGAAGAAAATAATAGCATTTGGACGTTTGGTGCGGTTTACGATATAGCGTATGGATTGTATTACCCTATTCCTGTTATTGCTTACACCAAAAGAATAAATGAAGCTTGGGCCTATAAAATAGGTGTCCCGGATAGCCGTGTAAAATGGTCGTTAGGTACGAATCATAATTTTGAGGGCTTTGCTACTCTTACAGGTTTTACCGGAAACATTAATGATGACATAGATGTGTATAAAGAAGACTACACAGGAACATTAAGACAAACAAGTGTGTTATTAGGCCTAGGTTATAATGTTACATTCTTGGGTAATTTTGGAGCTACCGTAAAAGGCGGTTATACAGCGTACAACCGTTTGCAAATTCAAGATTACAACAATAATGAGATTTACGATTTTAATGTATCGAATAGTTTTTATCTGAATGTTGGTTTGAAGTATACCTTTGATAGTAAGACCAATATTAAAAGCATATATTAG
- a CDS encoding DUF4442 domain-containing protein: MAVSAGKFNTFTFFKLPSAWWSGVRLRSIDDKLAVVTVKHKWFNQNPFRSMFWAVQGMAAELSTGAMVITQIKESGKKISMLVANNNANFSKKATGKITFTCEDGHLIKEAIDKTIATGEGQAFWMKSIGVNEDGVVVSTFNFEWTIRIKK; the protein is encoded by the coding sequence ATGGCAGTATCTGCGGGCAAATTCAACACATTTACATTCTTTAAATTACCATCTGCATGGTGGAGCGGCGTACGCTTACGTTCTATAGATGATAAGCTGGCAGTGGTGACTGTAAAGCATAAATGGTTCAACCAGAACCCGTTTAGAAGTATGTTTTGGGCCGTACAAGGAATGGCCGCGGAGTTGAGTACGGGCGCTATGGTTATCACTCAGATTAAAGAAAGCGGAAAGAAAATATCTATGCTTGTGGCTAATAACAATGCCAATTTTTCTAAAAAGGCAACAGGTAAAATAACCTTTACTTGTGAGGATGGGCATCTTATAAAAGAGGCTATAGATAAAACCATAGCCACAGGAGAAGGACAAGCCTTTTGGATGAAGTCTATTGGTGTAAACGAAGATGGGGTAGTGGTGTCTACTTTTAATTTTGAGTGGACAATTAGAATAAAAAAGTAG